ACCTGAAGCTGGCCCTGACCTCCTATATCCTGGCCCTGGCGGTGTTCACCCCAGCCAGCGGCTGGGCGGCGGAGAGGTTCGGCGCGCGGCGGGTGTTCATGACCGCGATGATCGTGTTCCTGGCCGGCTCGGCCATGTGCGGAATCTCGCGCAATCTGGAGGCCCTGGTGGCATCGCGGATCATCCAGGGGATCGGCGGGGCCATGATGACCCCGGTCGCCCGGCTGATCGTCGTGGGCTCGACGCCCAAGGACAAGCTGATCCGGGCCATGGGCTGGTTCACCATGCCCGCCCTGATCGGCCCGCTGATCGGTCCGCCCCTGGCCGGCCTGGTGCTCAGCGTCGCCGACTGGCCGTGGATCTTCTATCTGAACCTGCCGATCGGCCTTTTGGGCATGACGGCGGTGATGCGCTTCGTGCCCAAGAGCCAGCCCCAGGAGATGGGCCGGTTCGACACCCTGGGTTTCCTGCTGTCGGCCGTGGCGATCAGCGGCCTGGTGGTCGTGGCCGAAACGGCGGGCCTGTCGCTGCTGCCGCCGTGGGCCGTGGTGTTGGTGCTGTCCCTGGCCGTGGCCAGCGGCTGGCTCTACCTGCGCAAGGCCAAGGTGACGGCCAGGCCGATCCTGGACCTGGACCTGCTGAAATACCGCACCTTCCGCGCCAGCCTGGTGGGCGGGACGTTCGTGCGGCTGGGCATCGGGGCCAGTCCGTTCCTGATGCCGCTGCTGCTGCAGGTGGCCTTGGGCTGGAGCCCACTGAAGGCCAGCGTGGTGACCCTGGGCACCGGGGTCGGGGTGCTGATCGCCCGCCCGTTCGCCGCCGCCGGCCTCAAGCGCTTCGGCTTCCGCACCTCGCTGGCGGTGTTCGTGACGCTGACGGCGATCCTGACCGCCGCCCCGGGTTTCTTCACGCAAGCCACGCCGATGGCGCTGATGGCCGGAGCGCTGTTCCTGGGCGGCTTCGCGCGCTCCAACCAGTTCATCGCCGCCAACACCATCGCCTACGCCGACGTGCCCCAGCCCAGGGTGGCCGCGGCCTCGACCCTATCAGCCGTGTCCCAGCAGGTGGGCCTGGCCCTGGGGGTCAGTTTCGGCGGCCTGATGCTGCACCTGGCGCGCGGCCACGGCGCCCACCTGACGCCGGACCGCTTCACCTGGCCGTTCGTGGCCATCGGGCTCGTGACCTTGGCGGCCCTGCCGGTCTATCTGCGACTGGACCGGGACGCCGGGTCGGAGATTTCGGGACGGGCGATCAACCCAAAGCCTCCCCCTGTGGGGGAGGTGTCGGCGAAGCCGACGGAGGGGGGATGAGGTGGCTCCGCGGGTAGGATTCGAACCGCCCGGCCACTCCCCCCTCCGGTCGCTACGCGACCGCCTCCCCCACAGGGGGAGGCTTTTTAAGCTCTAACCCCGCGCCGCCGCGATGCGGGCGCGGGCGATCTCATCGGCCACCAGGTTGGCGGGGCGCTTGTCGACCAGCGAGTGATCCAGCACCTCGCCCAGGGTCTGGGCCAAGCGGGCCAATTTCGCCGCCACCCAGGCCGGGTCGAAGGCCACGCCGGCCTCCAGGGCGCGGATCTCGCCGGCCACGTTGATGATGCCGCCGCCGTTGATCA
The window above is part of the Caulobacter soli genome. Proteins encoded here:
- a CDS encoding DHA2 family efflux MFS transporter permease subunit; the encoded protein is MSIDQPPAQPDPPMVGTRLISLAVASALLMEFIDSTALSTALPTLARAFSVDPIHLKLALTSYILALAVFTPASGWAAERFGARRVFMTAMIVFLAGSAMCGISRNLEALVASRIIQGIGGAMMTPVARLIVVGSTPKDKLIRAMGWFTMPALIGPLIGPPLAGLVLSVADWPWIFYLNLPIGLLGMTAVMRFVPKSQPQEMGRFDTLGFLLSAVAISGLVVVAETAGLSLLPPWAVVLVLSLAVASGWLYLRKAKVTARPILDLDLLKYRTFRASLVGGTFVRLGIGASPFLMPLLLQVALGWSPLKASVVTLGTGVGVLIARPFAAAGLKRFGFRTSLAVFVTLTAILTAAPGFFTQATPMALMAGALFLGGFARSNQFIAANTIAYADVPQPRVAAASTLSAVSQQVGLALGVSFGGLMLHLARGHGAHLTPDRFTWPFVAIGLVTLAALPVYLRLDRDAGSEISGRAINPKPPPVGEVSAKPTEGG